The Gossypium hirsutum isolate 1008001.06 chromosome A03, Gossypium_hirsutum_v2.1, whole genome shotgun sequence genome contains the following window.
ACTTATCTCTTAgatattagaaaaaaaagaggACCGAATTTAAAGATAAGTTTATTAGAAACTGGTGGATTTGGGCCGAAATAAAAAATGCTAATATTTTTTTCCCTCCAATATCTTCCGCCATATACAAAAGGAGCAAATAAATAGTAAACGTAGTAAGAGAAGAACCTAAACACCTGAGAGAAGTGCGAAATGGAGAATCCAAAATCAGCGCCGACGGGTTGCTACAAATGCGGAAAGACAGGCCACTGGTCCCATGACTGCCCCGAGGCCCTCAAATCCGATCATCCCAATCCCGGAAAACCCGGATCCGGTATCCCAAATCCCGTCGGAAAAGGCTGCTACAAGTGCGGAAGACCCGGTCACTGGGCTCGTGACTGCCCCGATCAACCCAATCTCAACGCTTCCTCTGCCGCCTCCGCCGCCCTCAGCTATACTCCCAATCAGCTCCCTAGACCCGAAAAGCCCAAGAAAGTATCCAAAAGCAGAACCCGACCCAAGCTCACACCTGAACTTCTCCTCTCCGATGATGGTATCGGTTACATCCTTCGCCACTTCCCTCGGGCTTTTAGGGACCGCGGTCGCAGTCACGAGGTAGATTACTAGATTTATCTTCTTTCTCTTAACTTCATATGATTGTTCTTCTTTTACCTTTTTTTGGGTGATTTAATTAAGCTTTAAAGTTTTTTGCTTTTAGGCCAGTGATTTGAGAAACTTAATTGGGTTGTACAGAGAGTGGCACAAGTATTTGCTCCCTTATTACTCCTTTGATCAGTTTGTACATAAAGTGGATAAAGTTGCTTCTTCCAAACGTGTTAAGGTAACTCATTCAACCCTTAATTTGCAGTGTTCAATGACTTTTTACTGAATTTAGGGTAAAGTAGTTTTTGTTTCAGGGGAGTAGCCTGCAAGACATTACGCGATTGACTACCTCTTACTCGTAGCTTTGGGTTATTCTGATATTATCTTTTGAGACTCTAAAATTTAAATGTACATAACGAGACGAGGTTTAATGTTTAACCATTGAATTTCACGTATTGTATTAGCTATTTAGCTTTGTTTGAGATTGTTCGTGTTGATCTGGACTCCATAGATGTTCTTTGTTTCCCTAAAATACAGGCAGCTTTGATGACAGTAAATTTAAATCCCTTTACGTGCCGGTGAA
Protein-coding sequences here:
- the LOC107886349 gene encoding TIMELESS-interacting protein, translating into MENPKSAPTGCYKCGKTGHWSHDCPEALKSDHPNPGKPGSGIPNPVGKGCYKCGRPGHWARDCPDQPNLNASSAASAALSYTPNQLPRPEKPKKVSKSRTRPKLTPELLLSDDGIGYILRHFPRAFRDRGRSHEASDLRNLIGLYREWHKYLLPYYSFDQFVHKVDKVASSKRVKNCVRDLRERVARGGDPTKLHESPDEFNGPSDGQVAGHSEEQTHAHYEVDHVDDIQDSMLNEIYQKVSEEPSHEIPTPMVSAEELAASGSRPEQMPNNEANCSTEVHITEEQRARMEANKLKALERAASASSDQITEEQRARMEANRLKALERAAARARSLQSA